GCGTATCTTCTTCCCCCCGGTGCCAAAGAGGATGACGTCCTTTATCTTTTTGGGGAGGTCCTTCCACGGCCGGGACCCGTCGAACTGGAAATTTTTTTCAAGCGCCTCGAGCTGCTCGCGGTACCAGTAGCTTATCGTTTTCCCCCATACCTCCAGGGCCCCCTCGTACAGCGATTTTTCGGGGTCGCCCACGACGAGCTCGGGCGAAAACTGCATGAGGTAGCCCAGCCCGCTGCACGTTTCGCAGGCGCCGTAGGGGCTGTTGAACGAGAACATCCGCGGCGAAAGCTCGGGGATCGATATTCCGCAATCCGGGCACGAGAGCGAGGTGGAATAGAGGCGCTCCTGGCCGTTCACGTCCACGACGACCAGCCCCTCCGCGAGCTCGATCGCGGTCTCGACGGAATCGGCGAGCCTGGAGCGGATCGCGTCTTTCAGGACGATACGGTCGACAACGATCTCGATGTTGTGCTTCTTGTTCTTGTCTAGCTTGATCTCCTCGTCGAGCGAGCGCTGCTGGCCGTCCACGCGAACCCTCGCGAAGCCGCTCTTGCGCGCGAACTCGAAACGGTCCCCGTGTTCCCCCTTGCGCCCGCGCACGACCGGGGCCATCACCTGGATCTTCGATCCGGGCGGGAGCGTGAGCATCGATTCCGTGATCTGGTCGACCGATTGCGAGGAGATGCGCTTCCCGCACTGCGGGCAGTACGGGATTCCCACGCGCGCGAAGAGAAGGCGAAGGTAATCGTAAATCTCCGTGACCGTGCCCACCGTGGAACGCGGGTTGCGGTGCGTGGTCTTCTGCTCGATGGAAATCGCGGGGGAAAGCCCGTCTATGAGGTCCACGTCGGGCTTTTCCATGATTCCCAGGAACTGGCGCGCGTACGCCGAGAGCGACTCGACGTATCGTCTCTGTCCCTCCGCGTAGATCGTATCGAACGCGAGCGAGCTCTTTCCCGAGCCCGAAAGGCCGGTGATGACCACCAGGCTTTCCCTGGGCAAATCTATGGAGATGTTCTTGAGGTTGTGTTCCCTCGCCCCTTTGATCCGGATGACATCCAGGCTCATATCAGGGTGATGGTAGTCGAACCGCACATGGGACATACGACATCGAAATCCTCGCCGTCGTCGAGCTCGTCTTTTTTCTTGAGGATATAGTCCTCCCAGCGGTAATCGCAGTCTTCGCAGGCGTAGCTCACCTCGATTTTGCGAAGGTTTTTCTTTTTCTTTTTCTTGGTGGGATCTTCCTCGTCGGCCTCGTCTCCTTCGTCGGCCTCGTCTCCCTCGTCGGCCTCGTCCTCCTCGACATCACCGGTCTCCCGGGTGATATCTACCTCCTCGTAGCCGGCCGCCCCGAGATCTTCCTCGTCTGCAAGCTCTTCCTCGTCGAAGTGTTCATCGTAGTACTCGTCTTCGTACACTTCGTCGTCGTATTCTTTTTCGAATTCAACTGCCATGGCATCACCCTGAATGGAACAATATCACCGCTCCGCACAAGGATTGTATGATACTCCCTGTGTGCGCCCTCTGCCGACGGTTCGCTTACGCGGCGGCTTTCCAATCGAGACTCGTGGTCTCCCTATATTATAGCTGAAAGGCGGCGCGAAGCACAACCGTTTAGTCGTTTTTTATCGAAAAAATTTCGACACTGCACGTCGCTGCGTAATTCTCGGACAAATCTATGGAGCCGGTCATTTTTTTGTCAAATAAATTGCCGAAAAAATTTATTTTTTGTCGGGCCGCGATTTAACGTACGTTTTCATGTCGAATTTCGCTCAAGGCCCTTCGCCTTAATGTAACGCACCTTGCCGAAATTAGGCGCCCAGGTCGCGTCCGTCCAGCCCCCGCATGTTGATAAAAATAGCACGGTCTGATACGCATCCGTGGGGTCAGAGCCCTATTCCGGGATATTCTTACCCCGGTGCAAAGTGACAATTTCCATGGCATCATGGTTCGCGGCGGCACACGCGACCAAAGGGGGCATTATATGATGGGAATGGGCGATCGCGCAGGTGGGATACGCACCCGGAAGAGGGTCAGAGCCCTTCCTGGCGAATTGTGGAGCCTCGGTTTGCACCGGCCCGTCTCGATCCGGGGCAAATGAATTATCGGAACCCCGTGCCGGTGATAGAATCATCCTTGCTGGAATAGCCTGGATTTCCGTGAATCTGACCGCTTGACAAATTCCGTATGTTGCATGCAGTATCAGGTATTTCACTGACCGGGGGATGATTATGAATTACCTGACATATGCGCGGGAAGAGCGGGAATACCATTCCAGGTTTGCGCGATATAACCGGAGAAAAAAGGCGTTCCTGAAATGGTATTTCAAGCTTTATCACCGGCTGGAGGTAAGGGGGCTCGATAATATCCCCGAGGGGCCCGCGCTCATCGTTCCCAACCACAGCGGCGGGTTCGATCTCGATATAATGGCGATCATGTTTTTTGCTCATCCGTCGCGGGAAATAAGCGTGCTCATCGCCCGCGAATGGCATTTCATTGAAAGTACATGGGGGCGATACTTTGTAGGAGGAGGCATTCCCCTGCGGCTGCGGGGAGGCATACAGTATGATTATATCGATCCCTGGCTGGTGAAAGGAGGCGCACGCTTCCCCGGCCTGGTGTGCATTTTCCCCGAGGGCGGATCAGGGACCGTGTGGAACCGCGGGAAGCTTAAGCCTTTTTATCCTGGCGTTGTCAGGCTTGCGCTTCGGTATCAAGTACCCATAGTTCCTGTCGCGATGATCGGGTTCGACCTCGCCTCGCCTATCGTCATGGAAATCGCGCGGGACCACCGTACACCTGACGTTGTCATGCCGCCCTTCACCCTTCCCGTGAAAACACGAATCGAATTCGGACGACCCTTCGAACTGGAGTCCCTTTATGGAAGGGAACTTGGTAGAAAAGATGAATTTCGTATCGCGAATGAAATCGTTCGCCCAAGGGTGGCCGAGGTTATTCATCGGCACCGCGCGGTCTCGCTCGTACCATGGGATGGGGGTCAGAGCCGTTAGTCTTAAAATTTATCGGGGGTCAGAGCCATTTTTGTTCCGTTTTCCGAGCCTGTATTCGTAAAGATAAGCGGAGCACAAAAAATGGAGCAGGCCCAATGCCCAGACCGCATCGACGATGTCTTCCGAATACAACTTATCATGTCTATTCCCGGTGCATAGAATGGAAAACCCTTCTCACAGAAGATAGTGCGAAGGACATGATGATTTTCACTCTACGAC
The nucleotide sequence above comes from Spirochaetota bacterium. Encoded proteins:
- a CDS encoding 1-acyl-sn-glycerol-3-phosphate acyltransferase gives rise to the protein MIMNYLTYAREEREYHSRFARYNRRKKAFLKWYFKLYHRLEVRGLDNIPEGPALIVPNHSGGFDLDIMAIMFFAHPSREISVLIAREWHFIESTWGRYFVGGGIPLRLRGGIQYDYIDPWLVKGGARFPGLVCIFPEGGSGTVWNRGKLKPFYPGVVRLALRYQVPIVPVAMIGFDLASPIVMEIARDHRTPDVVMPPFTLPVKTRIEFGRPFELESLYGRELGRKDEFRIANEIVRPRVAEVIHRHRAVSLVPWDGGQSR